The following proteins are co-located in the Trichormus variabilis 0441 genome:
- a CDS encoding MotA/TolQ/ExbB proton channel family protein has product MDIIDLFYKGGPAMWPLLALSILSLSVIFERLWFWLRLFSQEKAIVDRVLDAAHDNWEIAADIARQATDQPIGRFLYAPLHLQKTDAETFRLALESTAEDELAGMRRGEKLLEAVIALAPLLGLLGTVLGLIQSLRSIRIGDLGTESAAGVTTGIGESLISTAAGLIVAIVSLVFYRLFQSFVVNQLKVFRKAGNEMELLYRQSPPDLSNPRPAIVRDALPSKTGRGKFSQPPEPPNLP; this is encoded by the coding sequence TTTGTTTTACAAGGGTGGGCCGGCAATGTGGCCTTTGCTAGCTCTGTCGATATTATCCTTGAGTGTAATTTTTGAGCGCCTTTGGTTCTGGTTGCGACTTTTCTCACAAGAAAAAGCGATCGTTGACCGAGTTCTAGATGCAGCTCATGATAACTGGGAAATAGCGGCGGATATTGCCAGACAGGCTACAGACCAACCAATTGGCCGATTTCTCTATGCTCCCTTACATTTACAAAAAACTGACGCAGAAACTTTTCGATTAGCACTGGAGTCCACAGCAGAGGACGAATTAGCCGGAATGCGTCGGGGCGAAAAGTTATTAGAAGCTGTTATTGCCCTCGCTCCCCTACTCGGATTGTTGGGTACAGTTTTAGGTTTAATCCAGTCTTTACGCTCAATTCGCATTGGTGATTTGGGAACTGAATCGGCGGCTGGAGTAACAACGGGTATTGGTGAATCCTTAATTAGTACGGCAGCAGGGCTAATAGTTGCCATTGTTAGTTTGGTATTTTACCGACTATTTCAAAGTTTTGTGGTCAATCAACTAAAAGTTTTCCGTAAAGCCGGGAATGAAATGGAATTGTTATATCGCCAGTCTCCACCTGATTTGAGCAACCCCAGACCAGCAATTGTCCGTGATGCTTTACCTAGCAAAACTGGTAGGGGTAAGTTTTCACAACCACCTGAACCACCAAATTTACCTTAG
- a CDS encoding biopolymer transporter ExbD, translated as MKVNLHTPVEDVQIQIIPLIDVVFCILTFFLLAALQFTRQQAINVDLPKASTSTAAGINSTGGSQIVSVDAVGNTYIEKELVRRDELAQRLRQYVQANPSGVLVLNASRTATYNDVVEVLDLLRQVGGDRVSLGIIPTSAQTQPNFSNFPINPGAAPIPNTAPIPGINPPPSELSPQLPTDPNQPPSGQGTIPLNPDFSPAVPQAPVAPGTNPAPQQ; from the coding sequence ATGAAAGTTAATTTACATACCCCAGTTGAAGACGTACAAATCCAAATTATTCCCTTAATTGACGTTGTTTTTTGTATTCTGACCTTCTTTTTATTGGCAGCTTTGCAATTTACTCGACAGCAGGCTATCAATGTTGACTTGCCAAAAGCCAGTACCAGTACAGCCGCCGGGATAAATTCTACAGGAGGTAGCCAAATTGTTAGTGTAGATGCTGTTGGTAATACTTATATAGAAAAAGAACTGGTGAGAAGAGACGAGTTAGCACAAAGATTGAGACAGTATGTGCAAGCAAACCCTAGTGGTGTTTTAGTACTCAATGCTTCACGCACAGCTACTTATAACGATGTGGTTGAGGTCTTAGATTTGTTGCGGCAGGTGGGAGGCGATCGCGTATCCTTAGGAATTATCCCTACTTCTGCCCAAACCCAACCAAATTTTTCCAACTTCCCCATTAATCCTGGTGCAGCACCCATACCCAACACCGCACCAATCCCAGGAATTAATCCCCCACCTAGTGAACTTAGCCCCCAATTACCTACAGACCCTAATCAACCTCCAAGCGGACAAGGTACTATTCCCCTAAATCCTGACTTTTCTCCAGCCGTTCCCCAGGCTCCCGTAGCACCAGGTACTAATCCTGCACCGCAACAATGA